The Micromonospora sp. M71_S20 genome has a window encoding:
- a CDS encoding spore photoproduct lyase family protein yields MTDAVPHSRLFDIRRIYVEPEAAALPRGRAVLERFPDAERVEVESHSRIPELYGDETNVARWVRIKTEALVLGVKKSLTARPNGRSADFIAPSTANGCAMACAYCYVPRRKGYSNPVTVFANIDRITGYLGRHVGRQGVKGEPNQCDPAAWVYDIGENSDCSLDARVSDNVRDLVTLFRDLPTAKATFATKHVNRDLLDWDPRGRTRVRFSLMPARDAKLLDIRTSPVAERLAAVDDFVAAGYEVHVNLSPVVVRDGWLDDWAELLDQLDDALGPRAKAQLAAEVIFLTHNDRLHEVNLGWHPKAEEVLWRPDLQQPKRSQTGGWNVRYRTGSKGAYVAALTDLIAAKAPYCRVRYAF; encoded by the coding sequence GTGACCGACGCTGTCCCGCACTCCCGGCTGTTCGACATCCGGCGGATCTACGTGGAGCCGGAGGCCGCCGCGCTGCCCCGTGGGCGGGCCGTGCTGGAGCGCTTTCCCGACGCGGAGCGCGTCGAGGTCGAGAGCCACTCCCGCATCCCGGAGCTGTACGGGGACGAGACCAACGTGGCCCGGTGGGTGCGGATCAAGACGGAGGCCCTGGTGCTGGGGGTCAAGAAGTCCCTCACCGCCCGCCCGAACGGCCGCTCGGCCGACTTCATCGCCCCGTCCACGGCGAACGGCTGCGCGATGGCGTGCGCCTACTGCTACGTGCCGCGCCGCAAGGGCTACAGCAACCCGGTGACGGTCTTCGCCAACATCGACCGAATCACCGGCTACCTGGGGCGGCACGTGGGTCGGCAGGGCGTCAAGGGTGAGCCGAACCAGTGCGACCCCGCCGCCTGGGTCTACGACATCGGCGAGAACTCCGACTGCTCGCTGGACGCCCGCGTCTCCGACAACGTCCGGGACCTGGTCACGCTGTTCCGGGACCTGCCGACGGCGAAGGCCACGTTCGCCACGAAGCACGTCAACCGCGACCTGCTCGACTGGGATCCCCGGGGCCGGACCCGCGTCCGGTTCTCGCTGATGCCGGCCCGGGACGCCAAGCTGCTCGACATCCGGACCTCTCCGGTCGCGGAGCGGCTGGCCGCCGTCGACGACTTCGTCGCGGCCGGCTACGAGGTGCACGTCAACCTCAGCCCGGTGGTGGTCCGCGACGGGTGGCTGGACGACTGGGCGGAGCTGCTCGACCAGCTCGACGACGCGCTCGGCCCCCGCGCGAAGGCGCAGCTCGCCGCCGAGGTCATCTTCCTGACCCACAACGACCGGCTGCACGAGGTGAACCTCGGCTGGCATCCGAAGGCCGAGGAGGTCCTCTGGCGGCCGGATCTCCAGCAGCCGAAGCGGTCGCAGACCGGCGGCTGGAACGTGCGGTACCGCACCGGCAGCAAGGGCGCCTACGTGGCGGCGTTGACGGACCTGATCGCCGCGAAGGCGCCGTACTGCCGCGTCCGCTACGCGTTCTGA